Sequence from the Candidatus Latescibacter sp. genome:
GCGACCACATTCCGCTCCGCAGAGATGCAGGCCCTGATCCGGGCATGTTTCGCTCCGACATCATCTACAACCCGGAAAACAAGACCGCCGCGCAGGGATATGTGCATATCCCCCTCGTCCGAATCGATGACCTGGGGCAGACGGATAAATTCATTCTGAGCCTGATGGGACTCATCGCCGGAATCAACCGTCACACAAATATCACCGCTGTTCTTGATAACCCGCTGTCGCCAATCACGTTTCAAAAAAGCCAGCTCAATTTTCTCCGTACCCGGGACATAACGAACCTGCGGGGGATCAGCGTGGATTCCCTCTTTCTTTTCCGGCCCCCGCTCGTGTATATTCTTACCGACCGCGCATTCCGGTTCGACGAATCGGAGAGGGAAAGCTTTCTGAGATATCTTATGGGCGGAGGTATGCTTATCATGGAGAATGCGAAGCCTGGGGATGAGGCTCTCCGCAATAAACTCCGCGGACTCATGGTTTCCCTATTCGAAGATCCTATGCTCTTAGAGATTGGACTAAAACCCCTCACGAAAAAAGAGCAAGAAGAAAAAATAGTTCCCTCTCTTGAACCTATTCCCGGAAACCATCCCATCTATCATTGTTTTTATGATTTCGAAACCGGGTCTCCGGTGGGCGCCGGACAGGAACTCGGCGCGCTTCCCCATAAGATGCAGCCCTATCTCGAAGGCATGTTTTTCCGGGGAAAACTTATCGCGGTGTTCTCAGATCGCGGATACGGCCTCTGCTGGGGTGCGGCGGGTAGATACGAGGAACAGGTGAAAATGGGAGTTAATCTGGTAGTGTACGGTCTCATCCAGCGGTATGGACAAGCTGGTAATCCGGCAAATAGAGAGAGATAAGTCGATGGAGAGTACGAGGTTAGAAATGAGAATCCCTGCCATGAGTCAACGTGAAGACCGATCTTCTCAACTTTCAGTCGGGAAAGTGAATCGTTCCGGGCACTGCCTGATGCTTTTCCTGCTCGTCTCCCTTTTGTTTCTTTCGATCTCCTGCAAATCGGACAGCGGAAGCGCTGAAACCGATTCTTCCCGCGACGAATATACCCTCCTCAGGCAGCGGATGGTTGACCAGCAGATCGAAGCGAGAGGGGTTCGCGACCAGCGCGTTCTTGAGGTCATGCGCCGGGTTCCCCGCCATCTCTTCGTTCCGGCAGCCGACCGTGATCAGGCCTATGAGGACCATCCATTATCCATCGGGCTCGGGCAGACCATCTCGCAGCCCTACATCGTGGGTCTGATGTCGGAGCTCATGCAGCTCAAGGGCTCGGAGCGGGTGCTGGAGATCGGCGCCGGCTCCGGATACCAGGCGGCGGTTCTCTCCGGCCTGGCAGCCGAGGTATATACCATCGAGATCGTCCGTGAGTTGGCGGAGCGGGCAGAGCGTATTCTCACCGAGTTGGGGTGCAAGAATGCCAGGGTGCGCTGGGGCGACGGTTACGCCGGGTGGCCGGAAAAAGCGCCGTTCGCGGCCATCATGGTTACAGCGGCGGCTGATCATATCCCGCAGAAACTTATCGATCAGCTTGAAATAGGGGGAAGACTT
This genomic interval carries:
- a CDS encoding DUF4159 domain-containing protein, translating into DHIPLRRDAGPDPGMFRSDIIYNPENKTAAQGYVHIPLVRIDDLGQTDKFILSLMGLIAGINRHTNITAVLDNPLSPITFQKSQLNFLRTRDITNLRGISVDSLFLFRPPLVYILTDRAFRFDESERESFLRYLMGGGMLIMENAKPGDEALRNKLRGLMVSLFEDPMLLEIGLKPLTKKEQEEKIVPSLEPIPGNHPIYHCFYDFETGSPVGAGQELGALPHKMQPYLEGMFFRGKLIAVFSDRGYGLCWGAAGRYEEQVKMGVNLVVYGLIQRYGQAGNPANRER
- a CDS encoding protein-L-isoaspartate(D-aspartate) O-methyltransferase; this encodes MSQREDRSSQLSVGKVNRSGHCLMLFLLVSLLFLSISCKSDSGSAETDSSRDEYTLLRQRMVDQQIEARGVRDQRVLEVMRRVPRHLFVPAADRDQAYEDHPLSIGLGQTISQPYIVGLMSELMQLKGSERVLEIGAGSGYQAAVLSGLAAEVYTIEIVRELAERAERILTELGCKNARVRWGDGYAGWPEKAPFAAIMVTAAADHIPQKLIDQLEIGGRLIIPVGNVSQDLLLCVKTPKGLTQKSIAPVLFVPMTGKIREEK